A genomic segment from Janibacter sp. DB-40 encodes:
- the purH gene encoding bifunctional phosphoribosylaminoimidazolecarboxamide formyltransferase/IMP cyclohydrolase has product MSDPRPVRRALVSVFDKTGLEDLVRGLAEAGVELVSTGGSAAAIEDLGLPVTKVEDLTGFPECLDGRVKTLHPRVHAGILADTRLPDHVRQLEELEVAPFDLVVVNLYPFADTVASGAGVQDCIEKIDIGGPTMVRAAAKNHASVAIVTDPTSYGEVLESVRGGGFTLAQRERLATEAFVHTATYDVAVASWLGSVVSPSDETRFPGWLGGTWTKKSGLRYGENPHQGAALYVADGVEGLAQAEQLHGKEMSYNNYVDADAALRAAHDHGDQPTVAIIKHANPCGIAVGDSIEAAYERAHACDPVSAYGGIVASNRPVTAAMATALNDTFSEVVLAPDFDPDALEILKEKKNRRLLTVATPTTGGVEMRPVSGGLLVQDRDAIDAVVEATDGEKPTQGHGDAPEAWTRVAGEAADEATLADLAFAWRAVRATKSNAILLARDGGSVGIGMGQVNRVDSCHLAVGRAGEERAKGAVAASDAFFPFADGLQVLLDAGVSAVVAPGGSVRDDEVVAAAEAAGITMYFTGTRHFAH; this is encoded by the coding sequence GTGTCCGATCCCCGTCCCGTCCGCCGCGCCCTCGTCTCCGTCTTCGACAAGACCGGTCTGGAGGATCTCGTCCGGGGTCTCGCCGAGGCGGGCGTCGAGCTGGTCTCCACCGGTGGTTCGGCCGCCGCGATCGAGGATCTCGGCCTGCCCGTGACCAAGGTGGAGGACCTCACCGGCTTCCCCGAGTGCCTCGACGGCCGGGTGAAGACGCTGCACCCGCGCGTCCACGCCGGCATCCTCGCCGACACCCGCCTGCCCGACCACGTGCGCCAGCTCGAGGAGCTGGAGGTCGCCCCCTTCGACCTCGTCGTGGTCAACCTCTACCCCTTCGCCGACACCGTCGCCTCCGGTGCGGGCGTGCAGGACTGCATCGAGAAGATCGACATCGGCGGTCCGACGATGGTGCGTGCGGCGGCGAAGAACCACGCGTCCGTCGCGATCGTCACCGACCCGACCAGCTACGGCGAGGTCCTCGAGTCGGTGCGCGGCGGCGGCTTCACCCTGGCCCAGCGCGAGCGGCTCGCCACCGAGGCCTTCGTGCACACCGCGACCTACGACGTGGCGGTCGCCTCCTGGCTCGGCTCGGTCGTCAGCCCGAGCGACGAGACCCGGTTCCCGGGATGGCTCGGCGGGACCTGGACGAAGAAGTCCGGCCTGCGTTACGGCGAGAACCCGCACCAGGGTGCGGCCCTGTACGTCGCCGACGGTGTCGAGGGGCTGGCACAGGCCGAGCAGCTGCACGGCAAGGAGATGTCCTACAACAACTACGTCGACGCGGACGCCGCCCTGCGCGCCGCGCACGACCACGGCGACCAGCCGACCGTCGCGATCATCAAGCACGCCAACCCGTGCGGCATCGCCGTCGGCGACAGCATCGAGGCCGCGTACGAGCGCGCCCACGCCTGCGACCCCGTCTCCGCCTACGGCGGCATCGTCGCCAGCAACCGCCCGGTCACCGCGGCGATGGCCACCGCGCTCAACGACACCTTCTCGGAGGTCGTGCTCGCACCGGACTTCGACCCCGACGCGCTCGAGATCCTCAAGGAGAAGAAGAACCGCCGCCTGCTCACGGTCGCCACGCCGACCACCGGCGGTGTCGAGATGCGGCCGGTCTCGGGCGGACTCCTCGTCCAGGACCGGGACGCGATCGATGCGGTCGTCGAGGCGACGGACGGCGAGAAGCCGACCCAGGGGCACGGTGACGCTCCTGAGGCGTGGACCCGTGTCGCGGGTGAGGCCGCGGACGAGGCGACCCTCGCGGACCTCGCGTTCGCGTGGCGCGCGGTGCGTGCGACGAAGTCCAACGCGATCCTGCTGGCCAGGGACGGCGGCTCCGTCGGCATCGGGATGGGTCAGGTCAACCGGGTCGACTCCTGCCACCTCGCGGTCGGCCGTGCGGGCGAGGAGCGGGCGAAGGGGGCCGTGGCGGCCTCCGACGCGTTCTTCCCCTTCGCGGACGGTCTGCAGGTCCTCCTGGACGCCGGGGTCTCCGCGGTCGTCGCGCCCGGAGGGTCGGTGCGTGACGACGAGGTCGTCGCCGCGGCGGAGGCGGCCGGGATCACGATGTACTTCACCGGCACCCGGCACTTCGCCCACTGA
- the purN gene encoding phosphoribosylglycinamide formyltransferase gives MSGPLRLLVLVSGSGSLLQALLDAQAAGVLPAQVVAVGADRESCTGLERAERAGVPTFVEAVSAHPDRAAWDVALAKQVREYAPDLVVTAGFMKILGPTTLGCATFINTHPALLPSFPGAHGVRDALAHGVRVTGSTAHLVDAGVDTGPIIEQRVVEITDDDTEETLHERIKAVERIMLVDVVTRMATGGWRVEGRRCLVG, from the coding sequence GTGAGCGGCCCCCTTCGTCTCCTCGTCCTCGTCTCCGGATCCGGCTCCCTGCTGCAGGCCCTGCTCGACGCGCAGGCGGCCGGCGTGCTCCCGGCACAGGTCGTCGCGGTCGGTGCCGACCGGGAGAGCTGCACCGGACTCGAGCGGGCCGAGCGGGCCGGTGTCCCGACATTCGTCGAAGCCGTCTCGGCCCACCCCGACCGGGCTGCCTGGGACGTGGCCCTGGCCAAGCAGGTGCGCGAGTACGCCCCCGACCTCGTCGTCACCGCGGGGTTCATGAAGATCCTGGGCCCGACCACGCTCGGGTGCGCCACGTTCATCAACACCCACCCGGCGCTGCTTCCCTCCTTCCCCGGTGCGCACGGGGTGCGTGACGCCCTCGCGCACGGCGTGCGCGTCACCGGATCGACCGCCCACCTCGTCGACGCGGGGGTCGACACCGGCCCGATCATCGAGCAGCGCGTCGTCGAGATCACCGACGACGACACGGAGGAGACGCTCCACGAGCGGATCAAGGCGGTCGAGCGCATCATGCTCGTCGACGTCGTCACGCGGATGGCCACGGGTGGCTGGCGGGTCGAGGGGCGTCGCTGCCTCGTCGGCTGA
- a CDS encoding DUF6350 family protein: protein MLLPVLVGAWLGRETLVWVPRLAATQTKLAVIAVSVAVAALGVVALDALGGGSLGAEHLAHVGAPGGLLGLALALELGSGALVVFAREWWVLRR, encoded by the coding sequence GTGCTGTTGCCGGTGCTCGTCGGCGCGTGGCTGGGCCGCGAGACGCTCGTCTGGGTGCCCCGGCTAGCCGCGACCCAGACCAAGCTCGCGGTCATCGCCGTCTCCGTCGCCGTCGCGGCGCTCGGGGTCGTCGCGCTCGACGCGCTCGGCGGTGGGTCGCTCGGCGCCGAGCACCTCGCCCACGTCGGCGCACCCGGCGGGCTGCTCGGCCTCGCGCTCGCGCTCGAGCTCGGGTCGGGGGCCCTGGTGGTCTTCGCCCGCGAGTGGTGGGTCCTGCGCCGCTGA
- a CDS encoding DUF6350 family protein has protein sequence MTVLELIRSATTVDQDRRRRPELRAAGTGALTALAGLCAPVVLVLLAALAVPRAAAGVGESIGSGALLWLVLGGARLDLEGGTLALTPLVWTLALLGLARYGARRGLPQAPDLRLQGSWLGGYAGVGGIVALLGLLSPVGADPLSLLLPLVVLPVVALAWAHGLPDRVLGVWERAPVAVHRGLVPGAKGAVVTVAVGSVLVLVATGVNIARVLQVHADLGAGFFGGLLLVLLQVGALPNLGIWGASFAAGPGFATGGAATTWATADSGLLPMVPVLAAQPQPGTCRGPRACSCCCRCSSARGWAARRSSGCPG, from the coding sequence GTGACCGTGCTGGAGCTCATCAGGTCCGCGACCACCGTCGACCAGGACCGCCGCCGGCGTCCCGAGCTGCGGGCCGCCGGGACGGGGGCGTTGACGGCCCTCGCGGGGCTGTGTGCACCCGTGGTGCTCGTCCTCCTGGCAGCGCTCGCCGTCCCTCGTGCCGCTGCCGGCGTGGGGGAGTCGATCGGCTCCGGGGCGCTCCTGTGGCTCGTGCTCGGCGGTGCCCGGCTCGACCTCGAGGGCGGCACCCTGGCGCTCACCCCGCTGGTGTGGACCCTCGCCCTGCTCGGGCTCGCACGGTACGGCGCACGCCGGGGCCTGCCGCAGGCGCCCGACCTACGCCTGCAGGGCTCCTGGCTCGGCGGGTACGCCGGGGTCGGTGGGATCGTGGCCCTGCTGGGCCTGCTGTCACCCGTGGGCGCGGACCCGCTCTCCCTCCTCCTGCCGCTCGTGGTCCTGCCCGTCGTCGCGCTGGCATGGGCGCACGGGTTGCCGGACCGCGTCCTCGGCGTGTGGGAGCGCGCGCCCGTGGCCGTGCACCGCGGCCTCGTCCCCGGGGCGAAGGGGGCCGTCGTCACCGTCGCGGTCGGTTCCGTGCTCGTGCTCGTGGCCACCGGGGTCAACATCGCGCGCGTGCTGCAGGTCCACGCCGACCTCGGGGCGGGCTTCTTCGGTGGACTGCTGCTGGTGCTGCTGCAGGTCGGCGCGCTGCCCAACCTGGGCATCTGGGGGGCCAGCTTCGCCGCCGGGCCGGGCTTCGCCACCGGGGGAGCCGCCACCACGTGGGCCACGGCCGACTCCGGGCTGCTGCCGATGGTCCCGGTGCTCGCGGCGCAGCCGCAGCCGGGGACCTGCCGTGGGCCACGGGCCTGCTCGTGCTGTTGCCGGTGCTCGTCGGCGCGTGGCTGGGCCGCGAGACGCTCGTCTGGGTGCCCCGGCTAG